A stretch of Acropora palmata chromosome 9, jaAcrPala1.3, whole genome shotgun sequence DNA encodes these proteins:
- the LOC141893094 gene encoding uncharacterized protein LOC141893094 — MDKLLKEIATKLQLLEFKQNKTKDIVEKGNTATIERYREALVALAKEVDVVKGKIEEKKLEGGESMDEVCTWSSEIDAKIEGVDAEIDYLGRHLREKRQQSELAEKEGEEALLEKEREKQLKFEKEKLEMKLKYEEKSAELRNGKQGESSGSHAKLPKLSITKYDGTYEQWLPFWNKFCAEIESTNLAPVTKFAYLKELLQPQVRADIDGLPFSTEGYERAKNILQSEYGKTSEIVNAYVNNIMGLPTIMGENPRDVEEFYKRLLYNVQSLETLGKLRDVAGNVRAVLDKLKGIKSDLVRGHERWQEWDFRQLLKAIKRWKDINPVTDASQSEIQRSEPTYSPKEKNVKNDGFLRRRSYQTRQDIGRQMYGCVYCDKTGHFSANCPKVVSVGDLKKILSQKQLCFNCTGDRHRAESCRSRGCHNCQRKHHTSICDQTNNANVGRFLTAQDKGSGKVIYPVVVVEVNGIKCRALLDTGAGSSYASSAILDHLRIRPLREEFKRIEMMLGSVNKAIGVYGVTIDSLDGNFRLETEVTKVDRGSLLSLENPKYSEAIQKYPHLTGIQMTDRDDKPELPVHIILGVSDYAKIRTETRPKIGSPGEPVAELTKFGWTIMSPGKEADISSMLLTQTAAADYEQLCKLDVLGIQDTAIGDQTDVYEEFKEQLTRSAEGWYETGLPWKGNHPTLPNNKAGSLKRLENTVRKLENQGLLEQYDAIIKEQLVEGIVEPAEEQFVGREFYIPHKPVIRESAESTKLRIVYDASARAYDKAPSLNDCLHADPPLQNQLWSVMVRARFHPVLTTGDMKQAFLQVRIRMQDRDAMRFHWIADLKTRRVEALRFTRALFGLSSSPFLLGGVIKQHLENCRKAHPEIVNEIEKSLYVDDLINGGPTVEAAKQVKETSTEVFAQGGFTLHKWHSNATELDAMSANQVSETQETYAKQQLGAPQRGKGALLGVPWDKEKDTIEVKFPGERVQPTKRNLLTKLAKVYDPLGFVSPTTLSGKLLYRKACELKIAWDAELPKELGKKNEGKAYIVLYACSLTRGIYLELLPNMETTEFITSLKRFIAHRGRPLKIYSDNGKTFVGAANVLKTIMHDEKVHDYLAKHRIMWQFNLSRAPWWGGQFERLIGLVKRALYKAIGGGLLTWAELQDVLLDVEVTLNNCPLSYVEDDPQLPVLTPNSLLFGQPNLLPELEHHHLESPDLRRRAKYLKRCKDAMWRRWTDDYLRGLREQHRLKHPGSQSDIAVGDVMLVKDDERNRGKWKMGIVVEVITGRDGIARAARMKTGTGSYLERALQQLYPLELSCDREPQGAQNVLSVNAAEFAPRRETRQAARDALRRIAAFASDENN; from the exons ATGGATAAACTTCTTAAAGAGATTGCTACGAAGCTTCAACTTCTGGAATTCAAGCAAAACAAGACTAAAGACATCGTTGAGAAGGGAAACACTGCGACTATTGAGAGGTATCGCGAGGCACTGGTGGCGCTGGCCAAGGAGGTGGACGTAGTCAAGGGGAAGatcgaagaaaagaaactggaaGGCGGTGAGTCGATGGATGAGGTATGTACCTGGAGTAGTGAAATAGATGCAAAAATAGAGGGCGTAGACGCGGAGATTGATTATCTGGGAAGACACTTAAGAGAAAAGAGACAGCAATCGGAATTGGCTGAGAAAGAGGGTGAAGAAGCCTtattagaaaaagaaagagaaaaacaactcaaattcgaaaaagaaaagttggaaatgaagcTAAAGTACGAGGAGAAGTCTGCAGAACTAAGAAATGGGAAACAGGGGGAGTCGAGTGGTTCGCACGCAAAGTTGCCAAAGCTATCAATTACCAAATACGATGGGACATATGAACAATGGCttccattttggaataaattCTGCGCGGAAATCGAGTCAACGAATTTAGCGCCAGTAACAAAATTTGCGTATTTAAAGGAACTTCTCCAGCCACAAGTAAGAGCGGATATTGATGGGCTTCCGTTCAGTACCGAGGGTTACGAAAGGGCCAAAAACATCCTTCAGTCAGAGTATGGGAAAACCTCGGAAATCGTTAATGCGTACGTAAACAACATCATGGGCCTGCCAACTATTATGGGAGAAAATCCAAGGGATGTAGAGGAGTTTTACAAACGTCTTTTGTATAACGTGCAAAGTCTAGAAACGCTCGGCAAATTGCGTGATGTTGCAGGAAATGTTAGAGCTGTGCTAGACAAACTTAAAGGGATTAAATCTGACTTAGTGCGGGGCCATGAACGGTGGCAGGAGTGGGATTTTAGACAACTACTGAAAGCGATTAAGCGTTGGAAGGACATCAACCCAGTAACAGATGCAAGCCAAAGCGAGATCCAACGAAGTGAGCCAACTTACAGCccaaaggaaaagaatgtTAAGAATGACGGGTTTTTGCGCCGGAGATCCTATCAGACCCGACAGGATATAGGGAGACAGATGTATGGGTGTGTCTATTGTGATAAGACCGGTCACTTTTCAGCAAATTGTCCCAAAGTTGTCTCAGTTGGTGACCTCAAAAAGATCCTCAGCCAAAAGCAATTATGTTTTAATTGCACCGGTGACAGACACAGAGCTGAAAGCTGTAGAAGCCGCGGATGTCACAACTGTCAACGCAAGCATCACACGTCGATTTGTGACCAGACAAACAACGCAAATGTCGGAAGATTTTTGACTGCACAAGACAAGGGATCAGGCAAGGTCATTTATCCTGTTGTTGTGGTCGAGGTTAATGGAATCAAATGCCGTGCCCTCCTTGACACTGGAGCAGGCAGTTCGTATGCGTCCTCTGCCATTTTGGACCATCTCCGCATCAGACCACTTCGTGAAGAATTCAAACGCATAGAAATGATGCTGGGATCAGTCAACAAGGCGATCGGGGTTTATGGAGTGACGATTGACAGCCTTGACGGAAATTTTCGGTTGGAAACTGAAGTCACGAAAGTGGATCGTGGGTCCTTGTTATCACTAGAAAACCCAAAATACTCTGAAGCCATCCAAAAGTACCCCCATCTTACAGGCATACAGATGACAGATCGAGATGACAAGCCCGAACTTCCAGTTCATATTATACTGGGCGTGAGCGACTATGCAAAAATAAGAACAGAGACCAGACCAAAGATAGGAAGTCCTGGAGAGCCTGTCGCAGAGTTAACGAAATTTGGATGGACAATTATGTCGCCTGGGAAGGAAGCGGACATCTCTAGTATGCTTCTAACTCAAACTGCAGCAGCGGACTACGAACAGCTTTGCAAACTAGACGTGCTCGGAATACAAGACACAGCAATCGGTGATCAAACGGACGTGTACGAAGAGTTTAAGGAGCAGTTAACTCGAAGTGCGGAGGGCTGGTACGAGACAGGGCTGCCCTGGAAAGGAAACCACCCTACCCTACCTAATAACAAGGCGGGAAGTTTGAAACGACTAGAAAATACCGTTCGAAAACTGGAGAACCAGGGTCTTTTGGAGCAGTATGACGCTATCATTAAAGAGCAGCTTGTTGAGGGAATCGTAGAGCCGGCCGAAGAGCAGTTTGTGGGACGAGAATTTTACATTCCACACAAACCCGTGATCAGAGAAAGCGCTGAAAGTACAAAGCTTCGTATTGTCTATGATGCTTCAGCTCGCGCATATGACAAAGCACCCTCGCTCAATGATTGCCTTCACGCGGACCCGCCCCTTCAAAATCAACTGTGGTCAGTGATGGTGCGAGCAAGATTTCACCCGGTTCTTACGACAGGCGACATGAAGCAAGCCTTCTTGCAAGTCAGGATCCGCATGCAGGACCGTGATGCCATGCGATTCCACTGGATTGCTGACCTTAAGACGAGGCGGGTAGAAGCTTTGCGATTTACGAGAGCTCTGTTCGGACTGTCGTCATCGCCATTCCTGCTAGGGGGAGTCATAAAGCAACATTTAGAGAACTGTCGCAAAGCCCACCCTGAGATTGTAAACGAGATTGAGAAGAGTTTGTACGTTGACGATTTGATCAACGGTGGTCCTACTGTGGAGGCTGCTAAACAAGTCAAGGAGACCTCAACCGAAGTATTTGCTCAAGGGGGATTCACACTTCACAAATGGCACTCGAACGCCACGGAGCTAGACGCAATGAGTGCAAATCAGGTCAGTGAGACGCAAGAGACTTATGCGAAACAGCAACTAGGCGCCCCTCAGAGGGGAAAAGGGGCCCTCCTTGGAGTTCCATGGGACAAAGAAAAGGACACTATCGAAGTCAAGTTCCCCGGTGAACGAGTCCAGCCCACCAAGAGAAACTTACTGACGAAGCTGGCCAAAGTTTACGACCCCCTCGGGTTCGTCTCGCCCACAACACTGAGTGGGAAACTGCTTTACCGCAAGGCCTGTGAACTGAAGATAGCATGGGACGCAGAACTACCAAAGGAACTA GGAAAGAAGAACGAAGGCAAGGCATACATTGTACTCTACGCTTGTAGCCTAACACGTGGAATCTATTTAGAGTTGCTGCCAAACATGGAGACCACAGAATTCATTACCAGTTTGAAGAGGTTTATCGCACACAGGGGACGTCCATTAAAGATCTATTCCGACAATGGGAAAACGTTTGTTGGCGCCGCGAACGTTCTCAAGACCATCATGCATGACGAGAAAGTTCACGATTACCTGGCGAAGCACAGAATAATGTGGCAATTCAACCTAAGCAGGGCTCCCTGGTGGGGAGGACAGTTCGAACGGCTAATCGGACTGGTCAAACGAGCACTATATAAGGCCATCGGTGGTGGCTTACTGACATGGGCAGAGCTGCAGGACGTCTTATTAGACGTTGAAGTTACACTCAACAACTGCCCCCTTAGCTACGTGGAGGATGATCCGCAGCTGCCAGTCCTCACTCCTAACTCGTTGCTGTTCGGACAACCGAACCTCCTACCGGAGTTGGAACACCATCATCTAGAGTCCCCAGACCTCAGGAGGCGTGCGAAGTACCTCAAGCGGTGTAAAGACGCGATGTGGCGACGGTGGACGGATGACTATTTACGGGGGTTACGCGAGCAGCATCGCCTTAAACATCCGGGAAGCCAAAGTGACATAGCAGTAGGTGACGTGATGTTGGTAAAGGACGACGAAAGAAACCGCGGAAAATGGAAGATGGGGATCGTTGTCGAGGTAATCACTGGGCGAGATGGTATAGCAAGAGCTGCGAGGATGAAAACCGGAACTGGGTCGTACCTTGAGCGAGCGCTACAACAGCTCTACCCTCTTGAGTTGTCGTGTGATCGTGAACCCCAGGGAGCACAAAATGTACTAAGCGTCAACGCAGCAGAGTTCGCCCCAAGGAGAGAAACGAGGCAGGCAGCACGGGATGCCCTAAGACGCATTGCTGCTTTTGCAAGTGACGagaacaattaa
- the LOC141893056 gene encoding uncharacterized protein LOC141893056 yields MAVLLVWVLVSACFYIGATGNPCSPNLCWNGGLCSTNGSSFTCSCPQGFRGQKCEYRSTDCQVNPCVHGICRLDKSGKPECYCTPGFSGQRCEIDHNECASEPCKNGALCIDQVNGYKCICNGDTYGRHCEIHQSEVQQCIERCDQEICWRNYSTTVGVTWGYNPGICSTSHSCFGGENDTESNIYDTFVEVQLKPLQIQPGDTLNFTADAEIVAYANGFVPHHVVATDGAKAFVACNESNGIPIVNKPTNSVVVGLDILTPGVHYFIANIDSTFRCHFGLRLNVSVKENKCVAPASNLTCSDRGQCTTNFTTPDFSCKCCGGFRGDYCEKVDYCFSKPCKNNAECQNLETSVDGNTHVCICQPGYEGRDCSHVTDMCLSAPCAHGGKCLPRVNNFTCDCPKGFIGRYCEIDVNECDSNPCMNGACVDRPGEFLCNCLAGFTGPHCEVDIDECSSSPCLHGTCIDQVNSFKCHCSAGYSGVLCDFNIQECLPSNPCHNGGRCIDNVNGYRCDCGLGFKGSHCEIDVDLCNDPSFCSNSVSCTETSDRQSVQCTCKAGFTGHNCAVNINDCLSSPCKNGGTCRDKISGFQCICGDGFTGITCDDFAEKSPGEEFQRQLSVKLLTEDCRLLQMQGQAAVTHIQQAMAASIAEACNCSFTSSDIAEGSVLLQCRNSMSAEVSMQIKPANHQQLICQFHSLLTQRQNVIDLGHSTFAVRVLSDVSYCDHLDDEESPVDARNQERHKVSSSRHLAITISLVCAAVGLIVAAILVCLKFRRTLPPVKKHPSKGENQLIEDLSADLLSAVAPTPKSMYRTSGGYHNMAFSGRFNPENPVKSRRV; encoded by the exons ATGGCTGTTCTGTTGGTGTGGGTACTTGTCAGCGCTTGCTTTTATATCGGAGCGACAGGAAATCCATGTTCTCCGAATCTTTGCTGGAACGGCGGACTGTGTTCAACAAACGGCTCTTCGTTTACTTGCAGTTGTCCGCAAGGATTCCGTGGCCAAAAATGCGAGTATCGAAGTACAGATTGTCAAGTGAACCCTTGTGTTCATGGCATATGCAGGCTGGATAAATCTGGAAAGCCAGAATGCTACTGTACTCCTGGATTTAGCGGTCAACGTTGTGAAATCGATCATAATGAGTGTGCTTCGGAGCCCTGCAAAAATGGCGCCCTGTGTATCGATCAAGTGAATGGTTACAAATGTATCTGCAATGGCGATACTTATGGCCGACATTGCGAAATTCATCAGAGTGAAGTGCAGCAGTGTATTGAGCGATGTGACCAAGAAATTTGCTGGAGAAATTACTCAACGACCGTCGGTGTAACTTGGGGTTATAACCCAGGTATTTGTAGCACTAGTCATTCGTGTTTTGGTGGAGAGAACGATACAGAATCTAACATTTACGACACGTTTGTGGAAGTCCAGTTGAAACCGTTACAGATTCAGCCTGGAGATACACTAAATTTTACCGCTGATGCAGAAATTGTTGCTTATGCAAATGGATTTGTGCCGCACCACGTTGTAGCTACAGACGGAGCTAAAGCATTTGTAGCATGTAATGAAAGCAATGGAATTCCCATCGTGAACAAACCAACAAATAGCGTTGTGGTAGGTTTGGACATTCTTACACCAGGCGTCCATTATTTTATTGCCAACATCGATTCTACTTTTCGCTGCCATTTTGGTTTGCGTTTGAATGTTAGTGTTAAAGAGAACAAGTGTGTGGCACCAGCATCAAACCTTACTTGCTCGGATCGAGGACAATGCACCACTAACTTCACAACGCCAGACTTCAGTTGCAAATGTTGTGGCGGCTTCAGGGGTGATTATTGCGAAAAAGTGGACTATTGTTTCTCAAAGCCTTGCAAGAATAATGCAGAATGTCAAAACCTGGAAACTTCTGTTGATGGAAACACACATGTATGCATCTGTCAGCCTGGCTATGAGGGAAGAGACTGCTCACATGTCACAGATATGTGTCTGTCTGCTCCTTGTGCCCATGGCGGCAAGTGTCTGCCCAGGGTGAATAACTTCACATGTGACTGTCCAAAGGGGTTCATCGGTCGATATTGTGAAATAGATGTCAATGAATGCGATTCTAATCCTTGTATGAATGGTGCTTGTGTTGATAGACCAGGAGAATTTCTCTGTAATTGTTTGGCAGGCTTCACAG GCCCTCATTGTGAAGTTGACATTGATGAATGTTCCTCTTCACCTTGTCTTCACGGCACTTGCATAGATCAAGTAAATAGTTTCAAATGTCACTGTTCAGCGGGATATTCTGGTGTGCTGTGTGATTTCAATATTCAAGAATGTCTGCCGTCCAACCCTTGTCACAATGGAGGAAGGTGTATTGACAACGTGAATGGTTATAGATGTGACTGTGGGCTGGGCTTTAAGGGAAGTCACTGCGAAATTGATGTTGACCTTTGTAATGACCCAAGCTTTTGCAGCAATTCTGTCTCGTGCACTGAAACTAGCGACAGGCAAAGTGTGCAGTGTACTTGTAAAGCTGGTTTTACAGGACACAACTGTGCTGTAAACATCAATGACTGCTTGTCAAGTCCATGTAAGAATGGGGGCACTTGTCGGGACAAAATCAGTGGCTTTCAGTGTATATGTGGAGATGGCTTCACTGGAATCACGTGTGATG ACTTTGCAGAAAAATCCCCTGGTGAAGAATTCCAGCGGCAGTTGAGCGTAAAGCTGTTGACTGAAGATTGCAGACTTTTACAGATGCAG GGCCAAGCAGCAGTGACACACATTCAACAGGCAATGGCTGCAAGCATTGCAGAGGCATGCAACTGCAGTTTCACCTCTTCAGACATTGCGGAAGGTTCTGTGTTGCTGCAGTGTCGAAACAGCATGAGTGCAGAAGTCAGTATGCAAATCAAACCAGCCAACCATCAGCAGCTGATTTGTCAATTTCACAGTCTGCTCACACAGCGCCAGAATGTTATTGACTTAG GGCACAGTACTTTTGCCGTGCGAGTTCTTAGTGACGTCTCATATTGTGATCACTTGGATGACGAGGAAAGTCCTGTAGACGCAAGAAACCAAGAAAGACATAAAGTCAGTAGTTCAAGACATCTTGCTATAACTATATCATTGGTGTGTGCAGCCGTTGGTCTGATTGTAGCAGCCATACTTGTCTGTCTCAAGTTTCGGAGGACACTCCCTCCAGTCAAGAAACATCCTTCCAA GGGAGAGAATC